In the Oncorhynchus nerka isolate Pitt River linkage group LG2, Oner_Uvic_2.0, whole genome shotgun sequence genome, one interval contains:
- the cdk2 gene encoding cyclin-dependent kinase 2 isoform X1 yields MESFQKVEKIGEGTYGVVYKAKNKVTGETVALKKIRLDTETEGVPSTAIREISLLKELSHPNIVELRDVIHTENKLYLVFEFLHQDLKKFMDSSSVSGIALPLVKSYLFQLLQGLAFCHSHRVLHRDLKPQNLLINAQGEIKLADFGLARAFGVPVRTYTHEVVTLWYRAPEILLGCKYYSTAVDIWSLGCIFAEMITRRALFPGDSEIDQLFRIFRTLGTPDEAAWPGVTSMPDYKPSFPKWARQELSKVVPPLDDDGRELLGQMLAYDPNKRISAKNALVHRFFRDVTMPMPHLRL; encoded by the exons ATGGAATCATTTCAGAAAGTGGAAAAGATTGGAGAAGGGACGTACGGAGTGGTGTACAAGGCAAAGAACAAAGTCACTGGAGAGACCGTTGCCCTCAAAAAAATCAGACTAGACAC GGAAACAGAGGGAGTACCAAGCACTGCCATCCGAGAGATATCACTCCTCAAAGAGCTCAGCCACCCAAATATTGTTGA GCTCCGTGATGTCATCCACACAGAGAACAAACTGTACCTGGTTTTTGAGTTCCTACATCAGGACCTCAAGAAGTTCATggactcctcctctgtctctggtaTCGCTTTGCCACTTGTCAAG AGTTACCTGTTCCAGCTGCTACAGGGCCTGGCCTTCTGTCACTCCCACAGGGTTCTCCATCGGGACCTGAAGCCCCAGAACTTGCTCATCAATGCCCAGGGGGAGATCAAGCTTGCTGACTTCGGCCTGGCTAGGGCCTTCGGGGTGCCTGTCCGCACCTACACTCATGAG GTGGTAACTCTATGGTACCGAGCTCCAGAAATTCTCTTGGGCTGCAAATACTACTCTACAGCTGTTGACATCTGGAGTTTGGGGTGCATCTTTGCTGAAATG ATCACTAGGAGGGCCTTGTTTCCAGGTGACTCCGAGATCGATCAGCTGTTCCGAATCTTCCGTACCCTGGGTACTCCGGATGAGGCGGCCTGGCCAGGAGTCACCTCCATGCCCGACTACAAGCCCTCCTTCCCAAAGTGGGCCCGGCAGGAGCTGTCCAAAGTGGTGCCCCCTCTGGATGACGACGGGAGAGAGCTTCTTGGG CAAATGCTGGCCTATGACCCAAACAAGAGGATATCTGCAAAAAATGCCCTTGTCCATCGGTTCTTCCGTGACGTCACCATGCCAATGCCACACCTACGACTCTGA
- the cdk2 gene encoding cyclin-dependent kinase 2 isoform X2 codes for MESFQKVEKIGEGTYGVVYKAKNKVTGETVALKKIRLDTLRDVIHTENKLYLVFEFLHQDLKKFMDSSSVSGIALPLVKSYLFQLLQGLAFCHSHRVLHRDLKPQNLLINAQGEIKLADFGLARAFGVPVRTYTHEVVTLWYRAPEILLGCKYYSTAVDIWSLGCIFAEMITRRALFPGDSEIDQLFRIFRTLGTPDEAAWPGVTSMPDYKPSFPKWARQELSKVVPPLDDDGRELLGQMLAYDPNKRISAKNALVHRFFRDVTMPMPHLRL; via the exons ATGGAATCATTTCAGAAAGTGGAAAAGATTGGAGAAGGGACGTACGGAGTGGTGTACAAGGCAAAGAACAAAGTCACTGGAGAGACCGTTGCCCTCAAAAAAATCAGACTAGACAC GCTCCGTGATGTCATCCACACAGAGAACAAACTGTACCTGGTTTTTGAGTTCCTACATCAGGACCTCAAGAAGTTCATggactcctcctctgtctctggtaTCGCTTTGCCACTTGTCAAG AGTTACCTGTTCCAGCTGCTACAGGGCCTGGCCTTCTGTCACTCCCACAGGGTTCTCCATCGGGACCTGAAGCCCCAGAACTTGCTCATCAATGCCCAGGGGGAGATCAAGCTTGCTGACTTCGGCCTGGCTAGGGCCTTCGGGGTGCCTGTCCGCACCTACACTCATGAG GTGGTAACTCTATGGTACCGAGCTCCAGAAATTCTCTTGGGCTGCAAATACTACTCTACAGCTGTTGACATCTGGAGTTTGGGGTGCATCTTTGCTGAAATG ATCACTAGGAGGGCCTTGTTTCCAGGTGACTCCGAGATCGATCAGCTGTTCCGAATCTTCCGTACCCTGGGTACTCCGGATGAGGCGGCCTGGCCAGGAGTCACCTCCATGCCCGACTACAAGCCCTCCTTCCCAAAGTGGGCCCGGCAGGAGCTGTCCAAAGTGGTGCCCCCTCTGGATGACGACGGGAGAGAGCTTCTTGGG CAAATGCTGGCCTATGACCCAAACAAGAGGATATCTGCAAAAAATGCCCTTGTCCATCGGTTCTTCCGTGACGTCACCATGCCAATGCCACACCTACGACTCTGA